From one Dysidea avara chromosome 9, odDysAvar1.4, whole genome shotgun sequence genomic stretch:
- the LOC136266362 gene encoding protein NLRC3-like, which produces MSGIEHSTRKSYTLLLNTFIVNAPSITTKQYHLLPDVEDVKWNSTWKSTAELPTTKLLMNNVVPLVATHWYELGLELLGETSFVLLDQIAKKDKLNHKDCCAKMLTKWQEDQSSNATWDQLIKAMKFIGLSSVASDLEQQIQQLFLRETAECLKKEYKMNCQFSQEPLLTVRAKHCPIDVLTTSNGTKTVDLSYAEKDENKLDTTFQILTTVTSLFCSSSKQGLPSRVLIEGIPGIGKTFLAKEVAYHWAKGSMLTDYQLLFLLLLRDPVVQKITTLLELVQCFTLSTNEAEQVCNYLQSVNGKSVLFLLDGYDEMPSELCCSSFLHDLISGKCLTNARVMVTSRPTASSSLCPLVDHRIEILGFSNSSRVKYITEALQDSSVTMDLIKYLQQHPSINAVCCVPLTLSLLIDLFKMDKNLPTTTSELYKSFIILIVRKNLKEMHQDKVINEINHLPPPACEMLLQLSKLAFQGLLQDKIVFTFEDLPELLRDNPTCYGLLQSVEHYSVAAPTSSFNFIHFSLQEYFAAFHVSNLPKVEVGELLVKSFLRADSSLSVRLSNMWIFYFGITGGQCTSLRSYVANYGQPMQYGQQMLASKDFLLSTVIPSENSYTTDEIQKEFVSNHEKISQVILEDHCKVLQLYQCFYEAKDISLCKVLANTLDNTITLENKFVETNHLISLCLFLLRSPGRYKELNLFGCHIGDHGIYWLSQFLCGNGGIKIAIEIINVMDNDLTEASMSFIAELVNHFQPHTLKLGSNQIQRVDVISLVMVSSLTALNLWGCDITAPAGTALAKMITFLTELNIGNNKLGDAGAELLSEGIRKSLQLQVLNLNNNSIGPRGAVAIIDALSNNISLVVLNISNNAIGEEGAMAIAKTVRSNLTLQKFLLCGDATLDEDLAVLILESLSRNVRITNIGFPTRFADGNRIKSQVESINVGRVKYHDPKLVLRFAK; this is translated from the exons ATGAGTG GAATTGAGCACTCCACCAGGAAAAGCTATACTCTTTTATTAAATACTTTCATAGTAAATGCTCCTTCAATTACCACAAAGCAGTATCACCTGTTGCCAGATGTCGAAGATGTAAAATGGAACTCCACTTGGAAGAGcactgctgaactccctactaCTAAGCTGTTAATGAATAATGTAGTCCCATTGGTTGCAACACATTGGTATGAACTTGGGCTGGAACTGCTTGGCGAAACATCTTTTGTATTGCTAGACCAAATTGCAAAAAAAGACAAGCTCAATCATAAGGACTGTTGTGCAAAGATGCTTACTAAATGGCAGGAGGACCAGTCCAGTAATGCTACGTGGGACCAGCTGATCAAAGCTATGAAATTCATTGGGCTTAGTAGTGTGGCCAGTGATCTTGAGCAACAAATACAGCAACTATTCTTGA GAGAAACTGCTGAGTGCTTGAAAAAAGAATACAAAATGAACTGTCAATTCAGTCAAGAGCCATTGCTAACTGTTAGGGCTAAACACTGTCCTATTGATGTATTGACAACAAGTAATGGAACCAAAACAGTTGATCTTTCATATGCAGAAAAAGATGAAAACAAGCTTGACACCACATTCCAAATATTAACAACAGTAACATCATTATTTTGTAGTTCATCAAAGCAAGGTTTACCAAGTCGAGTACTAATTGAAGGAATTCCTGGGATCGGAAAAACATTTCTTGCCAAAGAAGTTGCTTACCATTGGGCTAAGGGAAGCATGCTTACTGATTACCAGTTGTTATTTCTTTTGCTTTTAAGAGATCCTGTTGTGCAGAAAATTACCACATTACTTGAATTGGTTCAATGCTTCACACTGTCAACCAATGAGGCAGAGCAAGTCTGCAACTATTTGCAAAGTGTAAATGGAAAAAGTGTATTGTTTTTACTTGATGGCTATGATGAAATGCCTTCTGAACTATGTTGTTCTTCCTTTTTGCACGACTTGATTTCAGGGAAGTGCTTAACTAATGCCAGAGTAATGGTGACTTCACGACCTACTGCTTCTTCTTCACTGTGCCCTTTGGTTGATCATAGAATTGAGATTCTTGGATTTAGCAATTCTAGCAGGGTAAAATATATCACTGAAGCCTTGCAGGATTCTTCGGTGACTATGGATTTAATCAAATATCTTCAGCAGCATCCTAGTATCAATGCTGTTTGCTGTGTACCATTAACTTTGTCATTGCTTATAGATTTGTTCAAAATGGACAAAAACCTTCCAACAACTACATCTGAATTGTACAAGAGTTTTATCATTCTCATAGTCCGTAAAAATCTTAAAGAAATGCACCAGGATAAGGTGATCAATGAAATCAATCACTTGCCACCACCAGCCTGTGAGATGTTGCTTCAGCTATCAAAATTAGCATTTCAAGGTCTTTTACAAGACAAGATCGTATTTACCTTTGAAGACTTGCCAGAGTTGCTTAGAGACAATCCTACATGTTATGGACTGCTCCAGTCTGTTGAGCACTATAGTGTTGCTGCACCAACCTCCTCTTTTAATTTCATTCACTTTTCACTACAAGAATATTTTGCTGCCTTTCATGTTTCAAACTTACCAAAAGTTGAAGTGGGTGAGCTCTTGGTAAAGTCATTTTTGAGAGCTGACTCAAGTTTGAGTGTTCGCCTCTCTAACATGTGGATCTTCTATTTTGGCATAACTGGTGGACAGTGTACTTCCTTAAGAAGTTATGTAGCCAATTATGGTCAACCTATGCAGTATGGTCAGCAGATGCTTGCTTCAAAGGATTTTCTTTTATCCACAGTTATACCTAGTGAAAACAGTTACACCACAGATGAAATACAAAAAGAGTTTGTCTCTAATCATGAGAAGATCTCACAAGTCATCTTGGAGGATCATTGTAAAGTCCTTCAGTTGTATCAGTGTTTCTATGAAGCCAAAGATATTAGCTTATGCAAAGTGCTTGCAAATACACTTGACAATACCATTACTCTTGAAAATAAGTTTGTGGAGACAAACCACTTAATCTCACTATGCCTGTTTTTATTAAGGTCACCTGGTAGGTACAAAGAACTAAACCTATTTGGGTGTCATATTGGAGATCATGGTATATACTGGCTTAGCCAGTTTTTGTGCGGAAATGGTGGGATTAAGATAGCAATAGAAATAATTAATGTTATGGACAATGATCTTACTGAAGCATCGATGTCTTTCATTGCTGAACTTGTTAATCACTTTCAGCCACATACCTTGAAGCTAGGTAGCAATCAGATTCAACGTGTTGATGTCATCTCTCTAGTCATGGTTTCTTCATTAACGGCTTTAAACTTGTGGGGTTGTGACATTACAGCACCAGCAGGAACAGCATTAGCAAAAATGATTACTTTCTTGACAGAACTGAATATCGGTAATAACAAACTTGGAGATGCTGGAGCAGAGTTACTATCAGAAGGGATTAGAAAATCCCTACAATTGCAAGTATTAAATCTCAATAACAACAGCATTGGTCCACGCGGAGCAGTTGCAATTATTGATGCACTTTCAAACAATATTTCCTTAGTAGTACTAAACATTAGTAACAATGCTATTGGCGAAGAAGGGGCTATGGCAATTGCTAAAACTGTTCGTAGTAATCTTACATTGCAGAAGTTTCTGCTATGTGGTGATGCTACTTTGGATGAAGACTTGGCAGTTTTAATATTGGAGAGCCTATCTCGAAATGTAAGAATTACTAATATAGGATTTCCCACAAGGTTTGCTGATGGCAATCGTATAAAAAGCCAAGTGGAAAGCATCAATGTTGGAAGAGTTAAATATCATGACCCAAAGTTAGTATTAAGATTTGCTAAATAA